The proteins below come from a single Malus domestica chromosome 03, GDT2T_hap1 genomic window:
- the LOC103421397 gene encoding ras-related protein RABE1c-like, whose protein sequence is MAAPPARARADYDYLIKLLLIGDSGVGKSCLLLRFSDGSFTTSFITTIGIDFKIRTIELDGKRIKLQIWDTAGQERFRTITTAYYRGAMGILLVYDVTDESSFNNIRNWIRNIEQHASDNVNKILVGNKADMDESKRAVPTSKGQALADEYGIKFFETSAKTNLNVEQVFFSIARDIKQRLADTDTRAEPTTIKINPDQGAGAGQAAQRSACCGS, encoded by the exons atGGCTGCTCCACCGGCAAGGGCTAGAGCCGATTACGATTACCTCATAAAGCTTCTGCTCATCGGCGACAGCG GTGTTGGTAAGAGTTGCCTTCTTTTGCGTTTCTCAGATGGTTCCTTCACCACTAGTTTCATAACTACCATTGG CATTGATTTCAAGATAAGGACCATTGAGCTTGATGGAAAACGAATTAAGCTCCAAATTTGGGATACAGCTGGTCAGGAGAGGTTCCGTACAATCACTActg CTTACTATCGTGGAGCCATGGGAATTTTGCTGGTCTATGATGTAACCGATGAATCATCTTTCAATA ACATAAGGAATTGGATTCGCAACATTGAACAGCATGCTTCAGATAATGTTAACAAAATACTTGTAGGGAACAAGGCTGACATGGACGAAAGCAAACGG GCTGTGCCTACCTCCAAGGGTCAAGCACTTGCTGACGAATATGGGATCAAGTTCTTTGAAACG AGTGCAAAGACTAATCTTAATGTGGAGCAAGTTTTCTTTTCAATAGCAAGAGACATAAAGCAACGGCTTGCCGACACCGACACTAGGGCTGAG CCCACCACAATCAAGATCAACCCTGACCAGGGGGCCGGGGCTGGTCAAGCTGCACAAAGATCAGCTTGCTGCGGTTCTTAA
- the LOC103421389 gene encoding uncharacterized protein: MSFQNKGLWMRKTGGHVNEGDGNFGNHSRMEPKRSQQWFVDAGEAELFPNKKQAVHIQNSKLSSGMSNENVSSWENASGFQSVPHQFIDRLFGSDTTSSVNFAERNVSPVGSDNWNLRKGIDNQFGEDGSVSLSVSHAMEDPETLSYAGIKKVKVNQVRDGDNAMHVSREYGSNRDNNSNLSTNQAFDRINETGFLSVGQAYDKEHSSVTLMGHAYNQRDAHGRPIGPSYGKGDESVVSMADSYNKGNANLISFGGFSGDQDIVAMGRPVGNYDQLYHPSTVQTSETVCEKELDVSNASAVDNTASVPKTRPESVSKNKPEVKTSKKQAPNSFPSNVRSLISTGMLDGVPVKYVSLAREELRGIIKGVGYLCGCQSCNYTKGLNAYEFERHAGCKTKHPNNHIFFENGKTIYQIVQELRSTPESMLFDTLLTVFGAPINQKAFNSWKESFQAATRELQRIYGKEELNF, encoded by the exons ATG TCTTTCCAGAACAAGGGTTTATGGATGCGAAAGACTGGTGGGCATGTAAATGAGGGAGATGGAAATTTTGGCAACCATTCAAGAATGGAGCCAAAGCGGTCTCAACAATGGTTTGTAGATGCTGGTGAAGCAGAGCTGTTCCCAAACAAGAAGCAAGCAGTACATATTCAAAACAGCAAATTGAGCTCTGGAATGTCAAATGAAAATGTCTCTTCCTGGGAGAATGCTTCCGGTTTCCAGTCAGTTCCCCACCAATTCATTGACCGGTTATTTGGATCTGATACAACAAGCTCTGTGAACTTTGCCGAAAGGAACGTGTCTCCTGTCGGATCAGATAATTGGAATCTAAGGAAGGGTATCGACAACCAGTTTGGAGAAGATGGATCTGTTAGTTTGTCAGTATCTCATGCGATGGAAGATCCTGAAACTCTTAGCTATGCTGGAATTAAAAAAGTCAAAGTCAATCAGGTCAGGGACGGTGACAATGCTATGCATGTTTCGAGGGAATATGGTTCTAATAGGGACAATAATAGTAACCTGTCCACAAATCAGGCATTTGATAGGATAAATGAAACTGGTTTTTTATCGGTAGGGCAGGCCTATGATAAGGAGCACAGTAGTGTCACACTAATGGGTCATGCCTACAACCAGAGGGATGCCCATGGCAGACCAATAGGTCCCAGCTATGGCAAGGGGGATGAAAGTGTGGTATCAATGGCTGACAGTTACAATAAAGGGAATGCAAATTTGATATCTTTTGGTGGGTTTTCTGGTGATCAAGATATTGTAGCCATGGGCAGGCCTGTTGGTAACTATGATCAATTATACCATCCGTCTACAGTTCAAACATCAGAAACTGTGTGCGAGAAGGAATTGGACGTATCAAATGCCAGTGCAGTTGATAATACTGCTTCTGTACCCAAAACAAGACCTGAGTCAGTTTCGAAGAATAAACCTGAGGTCAAAACGTCAAAGAAACAAGCTCCAAACAGCTTCCCGTCAAATGTTAGGAGCTTGATTTCTACGGGCATGCTTGATGGGGTTCCTGTAAAGTATGTTTCCTTGGCACGTGAG GAGCTTCGCGGGATTATAAAAGGTGTTGGCTATCTATGTGGGTGTCAATCATGTAATTATACTAAG GGGCTTAATGCTTACGAGTTTGAGCGCCATGCTGGTTGCAAAACAAAGCATCCAAACAATCACATATTCTTTGAGAATGGTAAGACCATCTATCAGATAGTGCAAGAATTAAGGAGCACGCCTGAGAGCATGTTGTTTGATACACTTCTAACTGTGTTTGGTGCTCCGATCAATCAGAAAGCTTTTAACAGTTGGAAAG AATCATTTCAAGCGGCAACTCGTGAACTTCAGCGTATTTATGGAAAGGAGGAACTGAACTTCTAG
- the LOC103421489 gene encoding zinc finger protein ZAT12, whose translation MKRSRQDETLDMVNCLMLLSKVGEPDSSPIKYENSKNDRVFVCKTCDREFPSFQALGGHRASHKKPKLMPGGAVDLLHLAEFPGSPVKPKKHECPICGLEFTVGQALGGHMRRHRDVIQAAAVRAQPSPPMPVLKKSNSSKRVSCLNMELNLDLHLAPPGHHQYDLTKLQMIS comes from the coding sequence ATGAAGAGAAGCAGGCAAGACGAGACCTTAGACATGGTCAATTGTCTAATGCTTTTATCCAAGGTAGGGGAACCCGATTCCTCCCCCATCAAATACGAAAACTCGAAAAATGACCGAGTTTTCGTGTGCAAGACGTGTGATCGGGAGTTCCCGTCGTTCCAAGCCCTCGGAGGCCACAGGGCGAGTCACAAGAAGCCGAAGCTAATGCCCGGTGGGGCTGTTGACCTTTTACATTTGGCGGAGTTCCCGGGGTCGCCGGTGAAGCCCAAGAAGCATGAGTGCCCGATCTGCGGGCTTGAGTTCACGGTCGGACAGGCGCTTGGGGGACACATGAGGAGACATAGGGACGTCATCCAAGCTGCGGCTGTTCGAGCTCAGCCGTCGCCGCCGATGCCTGTTTTGAAGAAGTCAAATAGTAGCAAAAGGGTGTCGTGTTTGAATATGGAGTTGAATTTGGATCTGCATTTGGCACCACCGGGTCATCACCAATACGATTTGACGAAGCTGCAGATGATTTCTTGA